TTTGTATTTTCTCTGGTATGGAAATTACCCCAAAAAAGCAAATTGTCATGTTCAGAGCATCAATCAGGGAAAATGTCCCAATAAAAATAAGTATTTCTCCATGTCCCCATCCACGAATATTATCTACATGCCCGTAGATTGCCTCAAAAGCAAAAAGCTGAACCAGAAAATAACTGGTATTGATAAAAAACGGTCCAAAGAATCCCAAACGAAATGTCATAATATGGGATAATCTTAATTTGATTAATGCTGATAAAAATTTAAAATTATTTTTCATATTCCTGCTCCATCATACTTAATTCGATAATGTTTATAAGTTGCCTGATTGAAAACAATAAAGGCAATGCACCATATGCTTAAAACAAATATGCCTGTGACTGCTTCATCCTCACATTTCCCTATAAACAGCATACTCGGAAGATATGTGACATAATAAAAAGGCAAAAACCTCATACCTGCTGTCATCCATTCCGGCAAAAGAGCAAGCGGAATGACCGCCCCGGTCACAAATGCTGAAAAATTATCTTTTATCATAAGAAAGGTGCTGATTTCCTCAAATTTCAAAGTTAAAATTCCAAGGAAATAATTAAGCTCCGCCATAAACAACAATCCTAAAACAACCATGATGATTCCGCATAACAGTATCTTTAAATTGGCTGTATGCACAAATGGAATCCCTGACAAACAGAACCACAGAAAAGTTACGAAAAAACCAATGCCTGCCGAAAATGCAATCTTCCCGGCTTCCATCGCTACAAAATACCCCTGTGTCTGTACCGGTATCACCATATATTTTGAAAAAGTGCCATTTCTCAGCATTCCGGTCATTT
This is a stretch of genomic DNA from Marvinbryantia formatexigens DSM 14469. It encodes these proteins:
- a CDS encoding ABC transporter permease, which produces MKKYLEIVRVYMKAQLIWRPDTFVDMILAVAKILFAWILWSILFEGKNQIAGLSFQTMISYYIISSYVFQLDKSAEISQQMTGMLRNGTFSKYMVIPVQTQGYFVAMEAGKIAFSAGIGFFVTFLWFCLSGIPFVHTANLKILLCGIIMVVLGLLFMAELNYFLGILTLKFEEISTFLMIKDNFSAFVTGAVIPLALLPEWMTAGMRFLPFYYVTYLPSMLFIGKCEDEAVTGIFVLSIWCIAFIVFNQATYKHYRIKYDGAGI